The sequence GTGCTGCTCAGCTCGACCTTCGGCAGCACGAGGATGGCCATCACCAGGAAGGCGAGCGCGAAGATCGCGGAGAAGTACTTCTGCGCCCGCATCATCACCGAGTGCCCGAACAGCGGCAGCAGCAGCTGGACCCCGGCAAGGACCACGATGGTGAGGATCTGGACCGGGGTGCTGGCCGCGATCCCGGCGCCGTCGAGCAGGGTGAGCGCGGCGAACACCACCAGGATAAGGCCACCGGCCTCGAAGCCAACCAGGGTCAACCAGGCGAACACGCCGAGGATCCGGCCCCCTCGCGGGCCATAGGACGAGCGGGAGATGGTCAGCGTCGTCGTCCCGGTCCTCGGGCCCTGCACGCTTGCCAGCCCGAGCAGCGGATAGGCGAGCAGGTTCCCGATGATGATCACCACGACGGACTGCGCGAAGCTCAGCCCGAGCGCCACCACGAAGGCGCCGTAGACCACGGTGAACACGGTGGTGGTGGTTCCCGCCCAGAGGAACATCAGGTCTCGCGGCTTGCCGTATCGCGCGGACTCTGGGACGAGATCGATACCGCGTCGCTCGATAGATCCCTGGCTGTCGGTCATCTGGGCTCCTTTGCCATCGCTGGTCGTGGCGAGACTAGGTGAAGAAACGTTTCGGCACAAGCATGGCAGAAGTGGCTCGGTCGTTGCTGTGGTGTGGCGATGACCCGGGGTCTGGCGTGGGGCCCGCACGCCGCGCAGATAGGGTCGTGTGGAGTCGGTCACCGGTGACCGACCCTGCGCGACCTTGTCGAGCAGCGGCGAGGGCGCCGGCTGGAGTGCGCCCGGTACGATGCCGGGCGGGCCACGGGGCGTGGCCGACCTATCTGGCCGGACAAGACACTGAGGTGAGTCGTGGCGATCTGGACGCTGTACCGAGATGGCAAGACCATCGTCCCGGGTGAGGTGGTGGCGCCAGGGCAGCGACTCTCCTGGCCGCGCACTATCGGCATCGGGGCGCAGCACGTGGTGGCGATGTTCGGGGCCACCTTCCTAGTGCCCCTGCTCACCGGCTTCCCGCCCGCCACCACGCTGTTCTTCTCCGCGATCGGCACTGCCGGCTTCTTGCTGATCACCCGCGGGCGGGTGCCCAGCTACCTCGGCTCCAGCTTCGCCTTCCTCGCCCCGATGGGGGCAGGCACAGCCGCGCAGCTGCCGATGTCGGTGGCGCTCGGCGGGATCCTGGTCACCGGTGTGCTGCTGGCAATCGTCGGTCTGGTGGTGCACCTGGCCGGGGCGAAGTGGATCGACATCGCGATGCCGCCGGCGGTGACCGGCACGATCGTCGCGCTGATCGGGCTGAACCTCGCGCCCACTGCCTGGACCAATGTGCAGGAGGCACCGGTGACGGCGGTGGTCACCCTGGGCTCGATCGTGCTGATCACGGTGCTGTTCCGCGGCATGATCGGGCGGCTCGCCATCCTGCTGGGCGTGCTGGTGGGGTACCTGGTGGCGGTCCTGCGCAGCGAGGTGGATTTCACTGACGTGAGCAACGCCGCCTGGGTCGGGCTGCCGCAGTTCACCGCACCCACCTTCGACGTCAGCGTCCTCGGGCTGTTCGTGCCGGTGGTGATGGTGCTGATCGCCGAGAACGTCGGCCATGTGAAGTCGGTGGCCGCGATGACCGGGGAGAACCTCGACGGCGTCACCGGCCGGGCGCTGATCGCCGACGGGCTGGCCACGACCTTTGCCGGCCTGGGCGGCGGCTCCGGGACCACCACCTACGCCGAGAACATCGGGGTGATGGCCGCGACCCGGGTTTACTCCACTGCCGCCTACGGGGTGGCTGCGGCCTGTGCCCTGCTGCTGAGCATGTCCCCGAAGTTCGGTGCGCTGATCGCCACTGTGCCGGCCGGGGTGCTCGGCGGGGCCGCCACCGTGCTCTACGGCATGATCGGCATCCTCGGTGCTCGGATCTGGGTGCAGAACAAGGTGGACTTCTCCGACCCGGTGAACCTCACGACGGCCGGTATCGCCCTGGTGGTGGGCATCGCGAACTACACCTGGGTGGCCGGCGGGCTGCGGTTCGAGGGCATCGCGCTCGGTACCGCCGCGGCGTTCGGGATCTACCACGTGATGCGGGCGATCGGCCGGTGGCGGGGGACCACGGCGCAGCCCGCATCGCCGGCGTCGGTGCCCGACCCGCCGGACTGACCCCGCGCCAGTGCTGGTCCGCGGGACTGATCCCGCGCCAGTGCTGGTCCGCGGGACTGATCCCGCGCCGGAGGTACCTTGCGGGATCGGAGTCAGTCTCTACCTTGGCTCCGATCCCACAGGTTGCCTCCGTTGCCGGTGGGCGGGGCGAGTGGGTGCGGGGGTGGTGGTGCGCGAGTTCCGGGTGTGGTGTTGCGCGAGTTCCGGTGCCGCGAGCGGGTTCCGGTGCTGGTGTGGGGGCGCTGGTGCCGGTGCCGGTGCCGGCACCCCGGTGCAGGGTGGGTCAGTCCAGGCCGGCGTCCCGGATCAGCAGCGCCACCTGGGTGCGGTTGTTCAGATCCAGCTTGGTCAGGATCCGGGAGATGTGCGCCTTGACGGTGGCCATGCTCATCAGCAGCGCCGCCGCGATCTCCGCGTTCGACTGCCCCTGACCCACCGCCACTGCCACCTCGCGCTCCCGCGGGGAGAGCCGGCCCAGTGCCGCGCGCGCCTGATCGGCCGATCCGGAGCTGTCGATCGCTTGGTCCATCAGCCGGCGCAGCACCCCGGAGGAGAGGATCGGCTCACCGGCTGCCACCCGCTGCACCGCGGAGACGATCTGCTCCGGCGGGGCATCCTTGACCAGGAATCCGCTGGCCCCGGCGCGCAGCGCCCGGAGCACGTTGTCGTCGGAGTCGAAGGTGGTCAGCACCACCACCTCCGGCGGGTTCGGCCGGGCCCGGAGCCGGGCAGTGGCGCGAATCCCGTCCACCTGGGGCATCCGCAGATCCATCAGCACCACGTCCGGGTGGTGGGCATCCACGGCAGCGGGCACCTCGGCGCCATCGCCGGCCTCGGCCACCACCTCGATTCCGGAGTCCCCACCGAGCAGCATCGCCAGCCCGGCCCGCACCAACGGGTCGTCGTCCACCAGCAGCAGCCGCACAGGGGTTGTCATCACCTCCACGGTAGCCGGGCCTCCACCTCGAAGTCCTGCGGGCCGGCCCGGTGCTCCAGCTGTCCGCCGACCAGGCGGGCACGCTCGGCCAGCCCCACGAGTCCGGTACCGGACCCGGGAAGGCGAGCTCCGCCGTCGGCGATCAACCGATTGCTCACGCACGCAGTGAGCTCGCCCTGCCCGGCATCGCCGGCCAGCGTGATCGCCACCGGGGCGCCGCTCGCGTGCTTGCGGGCATTCGTGAGTGCCTCCTGCACGATCCGGTAGGCGGCTCGTCCGATCGTCGACGGCGGATCCCCCGTGGTCTCGTCCGTCACCGTGACCTGCATGCCGGCGTTGCGGCACTCGGCTACCAGGGCGGGCAGGTCGCCGAGCGTGGGCTGTGGGCGGGTGCCGTCTTCGCCTGCCTCGGCGGGGTCGTCCCGGAGCACGGCGATCACCTCCCGAAGCTCCTCCAGGGCCTCGTGCACGCCGGTCCGGATCACCCCGGCCGCTTGCGCGCGCTGCTCGGCGGGTGCGTCCGGGCGGTACTCCATCGCACCGGCGTAGGTGGCCAGCAGCGACAACCGGTGCGCGAGCACGTCATGCATCTCCCGGGCGATCAGCGTGCGCTCCTGGGCCCGTGCCTCGGCGACCCGCCGGGCCTGCTCCGTCTCCGCCCGCCGGGCACGCTCAGCGAGCGAGGCGATCAGGCGCTGACGGACGCGCGCCTGGGCGCCCCAGCCGAACAGTGCCGCATGCGCCGCGAGCACCAGGATCACCCACCAACCGAACGTCAGGCCCGGATAGGGGCGCCAGATCCAGCGCAGCAGGTG is a genomic window of Ruania zhangjianzhongii containing:
- a CDS encoding response regulator is translated as MTTPVRLLLVDDDPLVRAGLAMLLGGDSGIEVVAEAGDGAEVPAAVDAHHPDVVLMDLRMPQVDGIRATARLRARPNPPEVVVLTTFDSDDNVLRALRAGASGFLVKDAPPEQIVSAVQRVAAGEPILSSGVLRRLMDQAIDSSGSADQARAALGRLSPREREVAVAVGQGQSNAEIAAALLMSMATVKAHISRILTKLDLNNRTQVALLIRDAGLD
- a CDS encoding sensor histidine kinase, which translates into the protein MNPSSARSARAARTTGDAILIGATLVLGVLTLIGEWAQTAAAPLILDCAVLGVSVALMPVLNRRRLLGAGLQAVLAALSPAGTPGSTIATINTAWRERFWPAAALAAAGVAAHLLRWIWRPYPGLTFGWWVILVLAAHAALFGWGAQARVRQRLIASLAERARRAETEQARRVAEARAQERTLIAREMHDVLAHRLSLLATYAGAMEYRPDAPAEQRAQAAGVIRTGVHEALEELREVIAVLRDDPAEAGEDGTRPQPTLGDLPALVAECRNAGMQVTVTDETTGDPPSTIGRAAYRIVQEALTNARKHASGAPVAITLAGDAGQGELTACVSNRLIADGGARLPGSGTGLVGLAERARLVGGQLEHRAGPQDFEVEARLPWR
- a CDS encoding uracil-xanthine permease family protein — protein: MAIWTLYRDGKTIVPGEVVAPGQRLSWPRTIGIGAQHVVAMFGATFLVPLLTGFPPATTLFFSAIGTAGFLLITRGRVPSYLGSSFAFLAPMGAGTAAQLPMSVALGGILVTGVLLAIVGLVVHLAGAKWIDIAMPPAVTGTIVALIGLNLAPTAWTNVQEAPVTAVVTLGSIVLITVLFRGMIGRLAILLGVLVGYLVAVLRSEVDFTDVSNAAWVGLPQFTAPTFDVSVLGLFVPVVMVLIAENVGHVKSVAAMTGENLDGVTGRALIADGLATTFAGLGGGSGTTTYAENIGVMAATRVYSTAAYGVAAACALLLSMSPKFGALIATVPAGVLGGAATVLYGMIGILGARIWVQNKVDFSDPVNLTTAGIALVVGIANYTWVAGGLRFEGIALGTAAAFGIYHVMRAIGRWRGTTAQPASPASVPDPPD